A section of the Engystomops pustulosus chromosome 3, aEngPut4.maternal, whole genome shotgun sequence genome encodes:
- the LOC140122964 gene encoding uncharacterized protein, protein MATIYKRQSKEALVHLCEQRGIDPADKSKELLVCALMEQDAEQGSGTAQGSQDMDINPGRVSPEATHSRSPQVGMDVSLQMALQQLGECDPSLRLQLILQFNQAAAQERAAAEREKERAAAEAAAEREKEREAAERERQADREFRLEMARIERGINSVQPQSQDVDPKRPRQERFPVLDKDGDLDIFLRSFEKTCRQYHLPREQWAQYLSPGLRGKALEVFADLPLELDEDYDAIKAALIKKYNLTPEVYRKKFRSVKRETTASYADTVGNLRTTFLQWTRGLSVNRREDLEDLMIKDQFLHICPVDVRQFVCDREPKTADEAAQIADSYTANRMPEAKRETSPQRSSSWKEKQARTTSQPSVSKVGENITLRESINQGDMRKCFICNKVGHLRSACPERGATVYSTVPVVMLLSGDMKKLQHHMQTVIVGDRVTQGLRDSGASYSLVRPEVINPEDIIPEKTLPVKGLTGCHPGVPVAKVFMDWGSDRGIRQVGVSQELPVDVLLGNDLGKMTTVYVPDFYIPPS, encoded by the exons atggcaaccatctacaagagacagagcaaggaggctctagtccacctctgtgagcagagaggtatcgacccggctgacaagtccaaagagctgctggtttgtgctttgatggagcaagatgcagagcaaggatctggcacggctcaagggagccaagatatggacattaatcctggaagagtttcccctgaggctacccacagcaggagccctcaggtaggcatggatgtgtctctacaaatggccctacagcagctaggtgaatgtgatcctagcctgcgtctgcagcttatccttcagtttaatcaggcggccgcacaggagagagcggccgcagagcgagagaaggagagagcggccgcaga AGCCGCTGCAgagcgagagaaagagagagaggccgcagagcgtgagcgccaggctgatagagaattcaggctggaaatggcgcgtattgaaaggggtatcaattctgtgcaaccccaatcccaggatgtagaccccaaaagacctcgtcaagaacgttttccagtactggacaaggatggggacttggacatttttctgcgatcttttgagaagacctgcagacaataccatctgccccgtgagcagtgggcacagtacttaagcccagggctaagaggcaaagccctggaagtatttgctgaccttcctcttgagcttgatgaggactatgatgctataaaagctgctttgattaaaaagtacaacttaactccagaggtgtatcgcaagaaattccggagtgtaaagcgagaaacaactgcgagctacgctgatacagtaggcaacttaaggactacctttctacagtggacccgaggactttctgtcaacagacgtgaggacctggaggatctcatgataaaagatcagtttctgcacatttgtcctgtggatgtacgacagtttgtttgtgacagggagcctaaaactgcggatgaagctgcgcagattgcagactcctatactgccaaccggatgcctgaagccaagagggaaacatccccccaaaggtcctccagctggaaggagaaacaagccaggacaacatcacagccttctgtctccaaagtgggtgagaacattacactgagggagtctataaatcagggggatatgcgcaaatgttttatttgtaacaaagtgggtcatctgaggtctgcgtgcccagagagaggggcaactgtctactctacagtaccagtagtcatgctgctttctggtgatatgaagaagttacagcaccacatgcagactgtgatagtgggtgatagagtcacccagggattaagagactcaggggcaAGTTATTCTTTAGTTCGCCCTGAGGTTATAAACCCTgaggacatcattccagaaaagactttgcctgtgaaggggttaactggatgccatccaggagtgcccgttgccaaggtttttatggactggggttctgatagaggtatcagacaagtgggagtgtcacaagaattgcctgtggatgtattgttgggaaatgatttgggaaaaatgacaactgtgtatgtgcctgat TTCTACATTCCTCCTTCCTGA